The [Clostridium] celerecrescens 18A genomic sequence TGATAGGTGCTGACAGCCAGATCATAGGCGTTCTGGGCAATGTCCACTTCCTTTTTTGCATCCTTGTCATCGAGCAATGCCAGAACCTGCCCTTTTTCTACCCTGTCCCCTTCCTTTACCGGAAGCTCCAGGATCTCCGCATGAAGATTGGATACTACTTCCACGCTGTCCGTTCCCTGGACGGGGCCGCTGACTGACAGCATATCAACCACCTCTCCCTTGGCCAGAGGTGAAACAGTTACCGGTAATGCTCCGCCGCCGCTCCCTGCAAGAACTTTAAAGGCAATAAAAAAAGCCCCAATGGCCGCTGCTCCAATGGTTATGATCTTTCTCTTTTTGCTCCATTTTTTTCTTGAGCCCTTCTTTTTCTTCTTTTTGCCGTTATTTTCCTCTTCCATAAGGTTTTCTAACTCTTTATCAAAGACTTCATCAGACATTTGCTCCATTTCTGCTGCTTCGTCTGTTTCTTCCACTTTGCTCTTAAATCTGTCCATGCCCGTTTCCCTCCTGTGCTTGACACTTCTTTTTTCTTTATTATAGCGGGCTGATATAACTTTTTTAAGTATAAAATTCTTATTATTTTCTAAACTTTTCCATTTTCCGGAACTTCTTCCGGGATAGAAGTGAGAAGCAAAGAGGAAACAAGGATAGTTATCCACCAATTTTCAGACAAACAGTGAAATAAAAAAATAACAAATTGGTTTTTACCCTCACATGCTAATATTTTCTGAATATATTTATACAAATGACAGAAATGGAACCTATCGAATGAACGAGCATTATCCATTTGTAAATCCTCCCCTTCCATATGCTTACGATGCGCTGGAGCCGTGCATCGACGCACTGACCATGTGTCTCCATCATGACAGGCACTTACAAACCTATGTGAACAACCTTAACAAAGCCCTTAAAGACTGTCCGGACCTGCATAGCTGGTCACTGGAAAGGCTGCTCTGCAATGTAGACTGTCTGAAAAAAGATATTCGGCAATCCATACGGAATAACGGAGGCGGCGTTTTCAATCATATCTTTTATTTTAACGGCATGTCAAACTCTGAAACACGCTGTCAGGCCGGAAAGCTCTATGATGCAATTGTGGCTGAATTCGGGTGTGTAGAGGCCTTTTTTTATGAGTTTAAGGAAAAGGCACTGTCTGTTTTTGGTTCCGGATATGCATGGCTGACTGTAGACCAAAACTGCAAACTTCAAATCATAACCACAGCAAATCAGGATACTCCTATTGTCCAAAACCTTTGTCCGGTACTTACCATAGACGTTTGGGAACATGCCTATTATTTAATGCATTACAATGACAGGGAAGCATACATTCAAAACTGGTTCCATGTGGTGGACTGGGAGTGTGCCAATATGCATTACATGGAATGCCTGGATTGCTTTGGCTGCAAGAAATGCTGGAACTAAAGTTCCATACCTCTCTCTTCTCAGCGGAGGACGGAACCTGTTTCCAATAAAAAACACCGCCTTGTGTATGCTTGGTAAAATAATAGCCAGGCATGCACAAGGCGGTATCCACGTATGCTGATCTAACGGTGATTCACAATCCGCTTCGCTCCCTTGTAGTTAAAATTTAATTATCTCGGGCTTATCCGTAACCGATGCGATCGTTGCAGTGGCTTCTTTTAAATAAAAGACCTCGGTATTGCCATCATCTGCTGCGTACATCCTTTTTAACATAGGATAGGTGTCTAACATATGCTGCCTCGCTTCATTCCGGTCATCCTCAACAGCCACAGCTTCGATACGAATCCACTTATCACCGGCTATTCCGCAGATTTCAATTTTCGGATTCGTATGTATCTGTTTTGAAACATTTTTGATCTTGCCGGTTTGAATATAGAGTCTGTCTTCAAAAATGTCCACTGTTCCAAATGGACGGACCCTTGGCTGGTCGCCATCCATGGTTGCAATATAATATGTTTCACACTTTTTTAAAAATTCATAAACTTCTTTCACTCGATTATCCTCCATGTTCGTAGGGATTGACTGCTGTTTTTCTTTGCTATATAATAGTACGACAGTAAGATATGCTTTACAAGTAGGCATATGATTATGACATAGTCATAAAAATATGACTATTAGAAAAGGAGCGGATGTTTGATGTCTGATAAATTTGATGCAAACAAATTGTGTCCCGTAAATGTAACGCAGAATTTATTGATGGGCAAATGGAAATTAACAATTTTATGGATTGTCAGCCGCAAAACCAGGCGGTTTGGTGAGCTGCAAAGGCTTATCCCCGATGTGTCCCGCGGGGTCCTGGTACAACAGCTGAAAGAATTGGAACGGGATAATCTCATTCATAGAGAAGTATATAAAGAAGTGCCACCAAAAGTAGAGTATTCCATAACGAGCATTGGAGAAAGCTTTATTCCCATAATGACTCAGATTATGGAGTGGGGTGCATCATACATAAATAAAACGACCACTTGTAATGTTGATATCTGCATCGCCAATAACTTTCCCTGTTCTAAATGTCATGAAATGTTAAATCTTGAGAAGGAAGCCATTGAGGATTTATAATATATTTGTCTGTAAACTGGCACCGCCTTATACATGTCTGCTTAACTGGCCAGACATATACAAGGCGGTGTTTTTCTTATATTCTTACCTGATTCAAGCTTACTTTACAGTCAGCACATGAACCTTCTTGCCGTCTTCCAGGGGACTGCTGCTCTGCATTACCACTTCATCCCCCTCGGACAATCCCTGGGATACCTCATAATAAGCGTTCTTTTTCTTTCCCTCTGTGACCGCCGTCTTTACCACGGTTCCACTTGAAACCTTATAAACGAAAGACCCGGAATCATCAGACTGGATGCACTTCGCCGGAATGTATACAGAAGTGTTTTCCTTATTATCGGATACCCTTAGATCCGCCGTCATGCCAATATAGCTGACCTTGCTTGCCTCTTCCAACTGTACGGTCACCGTAAACATCCCTGTGGAAGCATTGCTGACTGCGGAAATCTCGGAGATAGTTCCCTGGCAGCTCTCACCCAAAGACTGAAGGCTGACATTCATGGGCATTCCTGTTTTCAGCTGGTCAATGTCCATATCGGCCACCTGGATCTTCACCTTCTTGCCGCTGTCATCAATAACCGCCATGGCCTTAACCTGCGGGGAAACCATTTGACCAACTTCCACAAAAACATCTGTTATCATACCGGATATAGGTGATGTAACCATGCAGTCATCGTATTTTTTCTGCACGATATCCAGCGAAGCCCTGGCGCTGTCCATCTGGGCCTTTGTGACCTCATAATTGCCTGTCTGCCCATTTCTTGCCGCCTGAAGCTGTACGGATGCCGAATCCATCTGGGCCTTGGCACCTTCATATTCTGCCTGGGAAATAGCTCCGCCGGAATACAAGGCTTCCATCCGGCTAAAATTATCTCTGGCTGTTTGAAAGGCAATTTCCGCCGGCCTTACGCTTGTATTTTGCTGGCTTGCCTTCTCTGCATTTTTAAAAGCGGCTTCTGCTGCCTGATAGCCTGCCTTTGCCTGTTCCAGCTGAAGCCCTGCATCCTGATTATCTACCTGGAACAAAACGTCTCCTGCATTTATATGATCCCCTTGCTTTACCGGGATCTCTAAAATTTTTCCGTTGCTGTTTGGCATTACATCAACACTGCTGAGCGCTTCCACGGTTCCCTGCCAGACCATGGAGGACAAATCTTTACCTGATTTCGCTACCGCTACTGTTACCTCAGTCTGTTTACTCTCTCCCGCACATCCGGTAAGAAGGCCCACCAGCATTGCCGTTGCCATAAAACCTGTGATCAATTTTCTCATCTTTTCCGACCTCCTGTAAGCCCTTTTCATTTCAGATGTATTTTAACAGATGCATTCATCCCAAAAACAAGGGGAAGATCTTCTTCGTTTTCAATCGTCACCTTAATTGGTATCAGCTGCGTCACTTTTGTATATTCCCCGCTGGTATTAAAGCTCATATTACCGGAAAAATAGGTTTGCGTGGCAGGGTCGATCTCCGTCACCTGTCCCTTAAAGGTTTTTCCGGGATATGCATCGATTTTCACATCCACCCGCTGACCTAAGTGGACCTTCATAATATCTGTTTCTTCTACATTTACCCCTATGTAAAGATTCGAGGTATCGGCTACCTGCGCCAGTTCTGAACCCAGGGCCACCGTCTGATTCACGGCTCCGTCATTTTTTACTACAGTTCCTGTAATGGGGGAACTAATGTAAGGAAGGACCTCCTGCCGTCCCATCACCTGATCCTGCTCTACCAGGTCCCCATTTTCCACATCCCAAGATAAAAGCTTTCCACTTGCTACCGCTTTTATGGAATACAGCTTTGCCGTTACTTTTGCATTATCGGTTTTAAAGTAAGAGACACTGGAATCATAGATATAATATCCGACCCCGCATCCGGCAAGCACCAGTATGATCAGCAGGGGAGCTATGATCTTTTTTAGTTTTCCTGTTCCTGTCTTTATTTCCTGATCCTCAATATTAATATGTTTATTTTCCTGCATATTTTTACTCTCCATTCTATTATTGATCTGCAAACTGACTGTGGTACAGATCTGCATAAAATCCTTTCTTTTCCAACAACGATTCATGATTACCCTGTTCTATGATATCGCCATCCTTCATTACCAGAATTAAGTCTGCATCCCGAATGGTGGAAAGGCGGTGGGCGATTACAAAGCTGGTTCTGCCATGCATCAGTTTGCCCATGGCCTTTTGGATCAAGACTTCTGTTCTTGTATCTATGGAACTGGTTGCTTCATCCAGTATCAAGATCTTTGGATCCGCTAAAATCGTCCTGGCAATCGTCAAAAGCTGCTTTTGACCCTGGGACAGGTTGCTGGATTCCTCGTTGATCACCATGTGATAGCCTCCCGGCAATGACCGGATGAATTCGTCACAGTGAGCCGCTTTTGCCGCCTCTATGACCTCTTCATCTGTCTTATCAAAATTTCCATACCGGATATTATCCATAACGGTTGCATTGTACAGCCATGTTTCCTGGAGCACCATACCGAACATGGAACGTAAATCCCCTCTTGTAAAATCCAAGGTGTCATGACCGTCGATCAAAATATGACCGGAATTTAATTCATAAAATCTCATCAGCAATTTCACTACTGTTGTTTTACCCGCTCCTGTGGGACCTACGATGGCAACCATCTGGCCGGCTTCTATGGCGGAAGAGAAATCGTGGATAATCATTGTATTGGGCGAATAGCCAAAACAAACATTTTTAAATTCCACATTTCCCTGGATCTCCTGCAGCTGGATCGGCGCCTCGTTTTCCGGCACCTCATCCTGCTCATCTAAAAACTCAAATACACGCTCGGCTGCTGCTGCTGTGGATTGCAGTGTGTTGGATACGTTTGCAATCTGGGAAATGGGCTGCATAAAGGACCTCATGTATTGGATAAATGCCTGAACGTCTCCAATCTCGATCACCTTTTCTACCGTTAAATAACCGCCTAATAAACAGACACCGACATAGCCTAAGTTGCTGACAAAGGTCATTATGGGCATCATCATGCCTGATAAAAACTGGGATTTCCAGGCTGACCCATATAATTTGTTGTTAATGGTCCGGAATTTTTCTATTGCTTCCTGCTCTCCGTTAAATATCTGAACCACATTATGGCCGCTGTAGATTTCTTCAATATGGCCGTTTAAGTATCCAAGGCTCTCCTGCTGCTTCTGGAAATATTTCTGGGATTTCTTAACCACACCCATAATCAGGCCCATGGAAACGAATAAGACCAAAACAGCCACCAGGGTCATCCGGATGCTGATGGATATCATCATGATCACGATCCCCACCAGTGTGGTCACTGAGGTGATGATCTGGGTCAAACTCTGATTCAATGTCTGGCTCACCGTATCCACATCATTGGTGATCCTTGACAAAATCTCACCATGAGTTCTTGTATCATAATAATTAAGGGGTAGGCGGTTCATTTTCTCAGAAATATTTTTCCTGAGCTCATAAGTGACCTTCATGCTGATGCCGGACATGATATAGCTCTGCAAGTAAGAAAATGCAGCTGATACCAGATAAAGCACCACCAAAAGCAGCAGACGGTTTCGGATATACCGGAAATCCGTCAATAATCCGGTCCCCATTGCCCAGGCAATCAGGCCTTCAAACAGCTTTGTCGTAGCCTTTCCTAAAATCTTTGGTCCTGCAATGGAAAATACGGAGGAACAGCTGGCAAACAGAATCACAACATATACGGAGGTTTTATATGGTTTCAGATAATCGACCAGGTGCAGCATGGTTCCTTTAAAGTCCTTTGCACTCTCTGGTTTGCCATGCATACCGCCTCCTGGACCCATGGGGGAACTGGATGGTTTTTTCTCTGTCATTTCAATTCCTCCTCGCTAAGCTGTGACAATGCAATCTCCCGGTAAACCTCACAGGTTTTCATCAATTCCCGGTGAGTTCCTTTTCCGGCAACCCTGCCATGCTCCAAAACAATGATCTGGTCTGCATTCATGATCGTGCTGATGCGCTGTGCCACCAGGAAGATCGTGCTGTCACCGGTTTTTTCACGAAGTGCCGCCCGAAGCTTTGCATCTGTTTTAAAATCCAGAGCGGAAAAGCTGTCATCAAACACATTAACAGGCGCTCTTTTTACAAGGGCACGGGCAATGGAAAGACGCTGCTTTTGTCCGCCTGATACATTTCCTCCTCCCTGGGCAATGGTTGACTCTAAGCCCTCCGACTTGGAATGGATAAATTCTGTTGCCTGAGCTGTATCCGCCGCCTCTTCTATCTGTTCCCTGGTGGCCTTCCGGTCTCCATACATCAGGTTGCTTTCAATTGTCCCTGAAAATAAGATCCCTTTTTGGGGAACAAATCCGATTGTTTCCCGTAATTCATGAATGGGCCAATCCTTGATATTTATTCCATCAATCAGGATTTCCCCTGACGTCACATCGTAAAATCTGGGAAGTAAGTTCACCAGAGTGCTTTTTCCGCTTCCCGTAGCCCCGATAAATGCCGTGGTACGTCCCGGCATCGCCGTAAACGTAATGTTATGTAACACATCCTCATCTGCATCCGGATACCGGAACGAAACATCCCGGTAATCCACAACCCCCTTGGGAGCCTTTGGAATTTCAGCTGCATCCTTAGGATCTGCTATGGAGGGCTCCGTCCGGAGCACTTCAACAACACGCCTGATGGAAACGATCGCTCTTGGTATCATAATGAACATCATGGTCATCATCAAGAATGCCATGATGATCTGCATAACGTACTGCATATAGGCCATCATATCTCCCACCTCCATACGGAAGGAGGATACTGCCTTTGACCCTACCCATATGATCAGAAGATTGGTCAGATTCATAATCAGCATCATGGCCGGCATCATACCAGAGGTAACTCTATTGACAAACAAATTTGTCTCAGTCAGCCTTGCATTCACCTTCTCAAACCGTTTTTCTTCAAATCGCTGGGTGTTAAATGCCCTGATTACCAGCGTTCCTTCCAGGCTTTCTCTTACTACCAGGTTTAATCGGTCAATGAGCTTCTGAACAAATTGAAAACTTGGCATAACAACTGCAAGCATACTGAAAACCACTACTAACAATAACGCCACGGAAAGTGCAATAATCCATGACATTGACTTATTCTTGTCCAGTGCATGGATCACGCCTCCAACTCCCATGATCGGAGCGTAAAATACAATCCGGATCACCATAACGATCAACTGCTGGATCTGGGTGATATCGTTTGTTGTTCTTGTGATCAGGGAAGAGGTGGAGTACTTCTCCAGCTCTGTATTGGAAAAGCTCTCTATCTTCGTGAAAATGTCCTGGCGCATATCCCGGCTGACACCAGCCGCTATTCTGGCGGCGATGAAACCCACTAAAATCGTACAGCAGGCACTAATAAGGGCAATGCCTAACATTTGAAATCCCACTTTCAGAATGTAAGAGGTGTTGCCCGTTGTTATTCCTTTATTTACAATATCAGACATGAAATCAGGAAGCGATAAGTCACAAGTCGCCTGACTATATAACAGTGCTACAGACACTGCTAAAAATAAAACATATGGCTTAAAATACCGAAAAAATATTTTCATATTTATTCCCTCCTTTCCTTTCATCTCTAATACTTTTTTTCAAACATTTTGTAGATCTGTCTATTTTTTCTAAATCTGTCTTTAACCTCTGCAATCTACCTAATTCCTCACATATCTTTTTCTTTCATCATTAAATCCACTTCTTTCTCCATTAGTTCTGTAAACTTTTTCCATAATTCAATTAATTTACAGGCGTCCTCTTCCCCCATACCAATAATTACCCGCTCCAGGAGGTCACTCATACCTCCCGAACACTTCTTCCATAGTTTTTCTCCATCTTCCGTTAAGGAAACACAGATGTTCCTGCGGCTTTTGGAATCTATTTCCCTGTATATCAAGCCCCTTTCCTCCAGTGAATTCAGCATCCGGGATGTTGCCGATAATGCAATATTCATCCTCTTGGCCAAATCAGATACATGAATCCCCTTCTTTTCCGGATGTTCATTCATACCGGTCCATATTTGATGAAGTGCAAAGAATTCGCTGCGTGTGACGCCTTCCGGAATACAGTTTCTATGGAGGCTTTGCTTTCTTCCCATCATCACAGCCAATTCTGTTTTAAATTTCTTTATGTAATCTTCCTGTCCATCCTTCACGATAAAACCCCCTATTTTTTTCACTTAACAATGTTAATAATTTTCAATGTTTATCATTCTACATCCGTTTAAACGACGTGTCAATTATTTTTTCGTTAAAATTCGATACAGGAATTGTATAATAGGTGCACGGAAAAATCATTTCATAAAGGTATCCAAACAGAAAAACCATGGAGCAACCTGATCTGGATAAGGTTGCTCCATGGTTCTTAACGTCCGTTTAAATTACCTGTTATTTCCATGGCGTACTATCTAATTTTACAGGCGATGCTGTATTCGCCATCTCCTTCATTAGGGATTCCACTGTGCGTGCATGGAAAGTTCCCGGTATCTTTCTTGTAATCAAATGCTGTGTCTTTCCCTTATTTTTCTGACTTAATTAGGCAGGTTATTTAATAAAAAATTCCTCAGATTTTTATATGCCAGTTCTTCGTCTGCGCCGGTCATCTCCACCTTTATGATATCACCGAATTTAATATTCATCTCCATAATTGCCATCACATCAGAAGCATCGGCAATTTTTCCATCAAGAAAAATCATAATCTTACTTTTATATTTTTGGCTCTCCATTGCAAGCTTTACCGCCGGCCTGGCATGAATACCAGATTGCCCCTTTACCGTATAATCAAATGTTTTCATGTTATCACCCTGCACCCCAATGCATATTCAGCAAACTACCTACCCCTGTTTCTTCTGCACCGCCAGCTTAGCCAAAGCTTCCACGATATATACTGCCGGCAGCTGGGAGGTTATATCCACCTTCATCTTCTTATAGACCGTCCGTTCCCTCTGGATATAATAAGAGATGTTGTAATCAGAAATTTTGGCCAATGTACTGTTTTTACTGTTGGTAATCGATACTACCGTACTGTTGCACTGCTTAATGATCTCTGAATTTTCAATGAGTATGTCCGTTTCCCCCTCCACGGAAAGAATGATAATAATGCTTTCCTTAGGAAACTCCAGATTAATAGGAAACATGGGATTATTTATCCCCGTGGCAAATATTCCGATATTGCAGAAATACCGGCTGGCATACTCTGCAATAATTCCTGAATTGCCTATTCCAAGAAAAATGATCTGCTTCTTTTCTGCGATAATATTGGCGATAGACTTAAGCTGTTCATGAAAAGATTCCGTCTCGATCCTTTGGAAAAAATCTAAAATAGAGCTGGAATCAAATCCCTGCCGAATTGTCTTTGTACTCTCCTTCTCCATCTTATATCTGATCTTAAACTCGGAAAATCCATTGCAGTTTACTTTCCTGCAGAACCGGGTAATGGTCGTGGTGGAAACATGGGCTTCGTTGGCAAATTCCCGAATGGTCATATATGGAATCTTCTCACTGTTTTTCAATATGAAATTATAAACCTCATAATCAAGTTCGCTAAACTGGTTCAGTACCTGATTGGAAAACATCATCATATTACGCTACCGCCTTTTATATTTATTAAGTCAAGCAGATATTCGCAATCCGCGCCCTTACTTGATCCGGTTAAAATCTGATATTCCAATGACTGCTGTAAGTTGTCTTTTTTATATTATCATAAAAGGGTTGTATTTTCAATGAACAGGATATCTTTAACCACCAAAAGAAGTCATTGCAGCTAATTTAGCATGCAATGACTCCTTACACAGCAGGAAGTAATAAAAATTATGGAAAACTTAACTGTTCCTGGCTTCCAAACGATCAATCGTTTCTTTGAACTGAGGTAAATGCTCCTTATGAGCGACTAATAATTCATCTAATACCGTCTTAGCAATTTTGCCGCTTGGAACCAGAGGATTTATGGTAAATGCCTGCTGGGCAGTTCCGTAGTCACCGGTTACGGCTGCTTTAATGGTAGTTAACTCCATGTCTTTCATTAACTGCAGCAGTCCTCTGCAGGAAGGTTCAAAGGAACCCCAGGAGATCGGAACCGGGCCGCCTGATGTTATGATGCTGCTTACTTCCACTACCACGTCATCGGGCAGATCTGAAATAGCTCCATTATTTCTTGTGCTGACTACCATATGGGTACGCTTATCATTAAAGATGGAATTAATTAATTCGCAGGCAGCATCAGAATAGAACGCTCCGCCCCTCTTTTCTAACTGAGGCGGTTTAATGCTCAGATTCGGATCCTTATATAGTTCAAACAATTCGGCCTCCGTACGTTTTACCAGTTCGGCGCGGGTCTCACCCTTTGCAAAGGCGTCCAATTCTTCCTTCAGCATATCGTCGGTAATATAATAATACCTGTGGTACATACAGGGAATAATTCCAAGATTTAAAATCTGTTCCTGTAAAAACGAGATATTGGGGATATTTTGCACTCCCGAATTTGCGCTTGTAAAGCTTTTCAGCGCATTTTTCATATTCTCAACACTGGTATAAGCCGTTTCAAGAACCTCATTGGTCCTTTCCCCGCCGGCTTTGTCCCATACCCTATGCCAGTGAAAATGATTCAGGCCTCCAAAACGAAAGAACAGATCCTCCTCGTTCTCTTTTAAAGCTCCTGCTGCGATCTTTCTGCAAAGAATGGGAACATTACATAGACCTACCACCTTATTCCAGCTGCCATACCGCATAACAGCTTCTGTAACCATGCCGGATGGATTTGTAAAATTAACAAGCCATGCATCGGGACACAACTCTTTCATGTCCTCTACAATATCTAAAATAACCGGAATGGTACGGAACGCTTTGAACATGCCTCCGGCGCCATTGGTTTCCTGGCCCAGAATTCCGTGGGATAATGGGATTCTTTCATCTTTAATACGTGCATCCAACAAGCCTACACGAAACTGAGTCGTGACAAAATCAGCATCCTTAAGAGCTTCCCGACGGTCTAATGTCAGGTGAATCTCCCAGTCAAGCCCCGCTGCCTTCACCATACGCTTTGCCAAATTTCCGACAATCTCAAGCTTTTCTTTTCCTGCTTCAATATCAACCAGCCAGATTTCTTTTATGGGAAGATCGTCTTTTCTCTTTATAAACCCTTCCATTAATTCAGGAGTGTAACTGGAACCGCCTCCAATGGTTACAATTTTAATTTTCTTGTTCATATAAAGCCCTCCTTTTTATATAAAAATTATAATACAAAAAAGAGGGGAAGAAAACAGAGGCAGCCAATCCAGTAACATAACAAACCGTTTAGGTACATGTTTCCTGTAAAAGACACCTTGTATTTTTTCTGCAGGAATTACATCATATGGGGGAAAATCATATGATTAATTTCCATTTGCTTCCGCGGCCATCTTATCCACAAAAGCCTTGATTTCTTCATCCTTGCATCCCTCATAAAAGCAATCCAGGAATCTTGGAATCATGCATTCCTTTACCATCTGGGGATCCAGGGATTTAAGAGCCTCCAGAAGTGGTTTTGCCACCTGTTTTTTCACTTCAAAAAGAAGATTGGCATTCCTGTTTTGCGCCTCTTTCCTGGCTTCCGGGTATCCCATTCCCTTTGGGGAACCAAATGCCCTGGTGAAAATATTATTTAAGTTAAGCTCCGCTCCCCAGCCAAAGCCCTTGGCAAAAGGAAGGGACAGGGCATTTCCGTTATTGATCTGCAAAAACAGATAGGCATCCGTTGGCTCTATGCAGTAGCCGCATACAACTCCCGGATACATATTTAAGGACATCAATGCCCCCTGTCCTGTGCCGCATCCGGTGACTACAAAATCAACCGCTCCTGAGTTTAAAAGAAGGGCCGCCTGGATGCCTAAATGCAAATACGTAAGCCTGGGATTTTCCTTGGTGTATGCCTCAGGCACGTCCTGGTCTGAGAGGGGTTTTTCCATAGCTGCATTATATACCTGATTCCCCATTGGTTCTGCGACTGCTTTTAACTCCTTTAATATAATCCCGTTCTTTGGCGACTGACTGAATTCATTTAATAATGCAATTTTCATTTGTTTCCATTCCTCTCCGTCTGTTTATTTTTCTAAACCTGTTTTCCAATGGCCCTGTCCGCATCTCT encodes the following:
- a CDS encoding superoxide dismutase, whose product is MNEHYPFVNPPLPYAYDALEPCIDALTMCLHHDRHLQTYVNNLNKALKDCPDLHSWSLERLLCNVDCLKKDIRQSIRNNGGGVFNHIFYFNGMSNSETRCQAGKLYDAIVAEFGCVEAFFYEFKEKALSVFGSGYAWLTVDQNCKLQIITTANQDTPIVQNLCPVLTIDVWEHAYYLMHYNDREAYIQNWFHVVDWECANMHYMECLDCFGCKKCWN
- a CDS encoding HPr family phosphocarrier protein, whose protein sequence is MKTFDYTVKGQSGIHARPAVKLAMESQKYKSKIMIFLDGKIADASDVMAIMEMNIKFGDIIKVEMTGADEELAYKNLRNFLLNNLPN
- a CDS encoding efflux RND transporter periplasmic adaptor subunit, with product MQENKHINIEDQEIKTGTGKLKKIIAPLLIILVLAGCGVGYYIYDSSVSYFKTDNAKVTAKLYSIKAVASGKLLSWDVENGDLVEQDQVMGRQEVLPYISSPITGTVVKNDGAVNQTVALGSELAQVADTSNLYIGVNVEETDIMKVHLGQRVDVKIDAYPGKTFKGQVTEIDPATQTYFSGNMSFNTSGEYTKVTQLIPIKVTIENEEDLPLVFGMNASVKIHLK
- a CDS encoding winged helix-turn-helix transcriptional regulator; its protein translation is MSDKFDANKLCPVNVTQNLLMGKWKLTILWIVSRKTRRFGELQRLIPDVSRGVLVQQLKELERDNLIHREVYKEVPPKVEYSITSIGESFIPIMTQIMEWGASYINKTTTCNVDICIANNFPCSKCHEMLNLEKEAIEDL
- a CDS encoding ABC transporter ATP-binding protein: MTEKKPSSSPMGPGGGMHGKPESAKDFKGTMLHLVDYLKPYKTSVYVVILFASCSSVFSIAGPKILGKATTKLFEGLIAWAMGTGLLTDFRYIRNRLLLLVVLYLVSAAFSYLQSYIMSGISMKVTYELRKNISEKMNRLPLNYYDTRTHGEILSRITNDVDTVSQTLNQSLTQIITSVTTLVGIVIMMISISIRMTLVAVLVLFVSMGLIMGVVKKSQKYFQKQQESLGYLNGHIEEIYSGHNVVQIFNGEQEAIEKFRTINNKLYGSAWKSQFLSGMMMPIMTFVSNLGYVGVCLLGGYLTVEKVIEIGDVQAFIQYMRSFMQPISQIANVSNTLQSTAAAAERVFEFLDEQDEVPENEAPIQLQEIQGNVEFKNVCFGYSPNTMIIHDFSSAIEAGQMVAIVGPTGAGKTTVVKLLMRFYELNSGHILIDGHDTLDFTRGDLRSMFGMVLQETWLYNATVMDNIRYGNFDKTDEEVIEAAKAAHCDEFIRSLPGGYHMVINEESSNLSQGQKQLLTIARTILADPKILILDEATSSIDTRTEVLIQKAMGKLMHGRTSFVIAHRLSTIRDADLILVMKDGDIIEQGNHESLLEKKGFYADLYHSQFADQ
- a CDS encoding efflux RND transporter periplasmic adaptor subunit, whose amino-acid sequence is MRKLITGFMATAMLVGLLTGCAGESKQTEVTVAVAKSGKDLSSMVWQGTVEALSSVDVMPNSNGKILEIPVKQGDHINAGDVLFQVDNQDAGLQLEQAKAGYQAAEAAFKNAEKASQQNTSVRPAEIAFQTARDNFSRMEALYSGGAISQAEYEGAKAQMDSASVQLQAARNGQTGNYEVTKAQMDSARASLDIVQKKYDDCMVTSPISGMITDVFVEVGQMVSPQVKAMAVIDDSGKKVKIQVADMDIDQLKTGMPMNVSLQSLGESCQGTISEISAVSNASTGMFTVTVQLEEASKVSYIGMTADLRVSDNKENTSVYIPAKCIQSDDSGSFVYKVSSGTVVKTAVTEGKKKNAYYEVSQGLSEGDEVVMQSSSPLEDGKKVHVLTVK
- a CDS encoding ABC transporter ATP-binding protein, with protein sequence MKIFFRYFKPYVLFLAVSVALLYSQATCDLSLPDFMSDIVNKGITTGNTSYILKVGFQMLGIALISACCTILVGFIAARIAAGVSRDMRQDIFTKIESFSNTELEKYSTSSLITRTTNDITQIQQLIVMVIRIVFYAPIMGVGGVIHALDKNKSMSWIIALSVALLLVVVFSMLAVVMPSFQFVQKLIDRLNLVVRESLEGTLVIRAFNTQRFEEKRFEKVNARLTETNLFVNRVTSGMMPAMMLIMNLTNLLIIWVGSKAVSSFRMEVGDMMAYMQYVMQIIMAFLMMTMMFIMIPRAIVSIRRVVEVLRTEPSIADPKDAAEIPKAPKGVVDYRDVSFRYPDADEDVLHNITFTAMPGRTTAFIGATGSGKSTLVNLLPRFYDVTSGEILIDGINIKDWPIHELRETIGFVPQKGILFSGTIESNLMYGDRKATREQIEEAADTAQATEFIHSKSEGLESTIAQGGGNVSGGQKQRLSIARALVKRAPVNVFDDSFSALDFKTDAKLRAALREKTGDSTIFLVAQRISTIMNADQIIVLEHGRVAGKGTHRELMKTCEVYREIALSQLSEEELK
- a CDS encoding pyridoxamine 5'-phosphate oxidase family protein, which gives rise to MEDNRVKEVYEFLKKCETYYIATMDGDQPRVRPFGTVDIFEDRLYIQTGKIKNVSKQIHTNPKIEICGIAGDKWIRIEAVAVEDDRNEARQHMLDTYPMLKRMYAADDGNTEVFYLKEATATIASVTDKPEIIKF
- a CDS encoding MarR family winged helix-turn-helix transcriptional regulator, which produces MKDGQEDYIKKFKTELAVMMGRKQSLHRNCIPEGVTRSEFFALHQIWTGMNEHPEKKGIHVSDLAKRMNIALSATSRMLNSLEERGLIYREIDSKSRRNICVSLTEDGEKLWKKCSGGMSDLLERVIIGMGEEDACKLIELWKKFTELMEKEVDLMMKEKDM